In one Portunus trituberculatus isolate SZX2019 chromosome 31, ASM1759143v1, whole genome shotgun sequence genomic region, the following are encoded:
- the LOC123511256 gene encoding dehydrogenase/reductase SDR family member 7-like: MVDWFLVACVLGGAMTLAGCVTLGVCVCILLFLAFIRFAIVPLDCDAVLKFHEVFGKQPESLKGKVVWITGASSGIGAALAVRLARAGARLALSARSVEKLNSVRQQCLGTGGVTEEQVVVVPLDLVQYDQHQAAFNTVLHHFGELDVLVNNAGRSQRGRWEEIHLDVDKELFEVDVFSTIALSRLVCRYFLEQGRCGHFAITSSVAGKFGVPMSGSYTAAKHALHGYFECLRTEKIGRGLAISMVCPGPVVSGLDEACFTDQLEKKLSEKRTGKMMSAERCAELFAVALANHLPETWIAVQPVLIIMYCSQYMPGLTKSVMQLLPLSFILKLRDGRADLNQPAK; encoded by the exons ATGGTTGACTGGTTCCTGGTGGCCTGTGTGCTGGGTGGGGCCATGACTCTGGCAGGCTGTGTTaccctgggtgtgtgtgtgtgtatacttctCTTCCTGGCATTCATAAG GTTTGCCATTGTGCCCTTGGACTGTGATGCTGTGCTCAAGTTCCATGAGGTGTTTGGCAAGCAGCCGG AGAGCCTGAAAGGGAAGGTGGTGTGGATCACTGGGGCATCGAGTGGCATTGGTGCCGCCCTGGCAGTGAGGCTGGCAAGGGCCGGTGCCAGGTTGGCTCTCTCAGCACGATCTGTGGAGAAACTCAACAGTGTGAGGCAGCAGTGTCTTG GGACGGGTGGTGTGACcgaggagcaggtggtggtggtgcccctGGACTTGGTACAGTACGACCAGCACCAGGCCGCCTTCAACACTGTGCTGCACCACTTTGGTGAG CTGGACGTACTGGTAAATAATGCGGGAAGGTCACAGCGTGGCCGCTGGGAGGAGATCCACCTGGATGTAGACAAGGAACTCTTTGAAGTGGATGTCTTCTCTACCATTGCTCTGAGTCGCCTGGTGTGCAGGTACTTCCTGGAGCAGGGCCGGTGCGGCCACTTTGCCATCACCTCCAGCGTTGCCGGCAAGTTTGGTGTGCCAATGTCTGGCTCCTACACTGCCGCCAAGCACGCCCTGCAT GGCTACTTTGAGTGTCTACGCACTGAGAAGATAGGACGTGGGCTGGCCATCAGCATGGTGTGCCCGGGGCCTGTGGTATCTGGTTTGGACGAGGCTTGTTTCACTGACCAACTAGAAAAG AAACTGAGTGAGAAACGCACAGGAAAGATGATGTCGGCGGAGCGTTGTGCTGAGCTGTTTGCTGTGGCATTAGCCAATCACCTGCCAGAGACGTGGATAGCAGTACAGCCGGTGCTCATCATCATGTATTGCTCCCAGTACATGCCAGGCTTGACCAAGAG TGTGATGCAACTCTTGCCTCTCAGCTTTATCCTGAAGCTCCGAGATGGCCGAGCAGATTTAAACCAGCCTGCCAAGTAA
- the LOC123511254 gene encoding uncharacterized protein LOC123511254 — MEGRGLVLGWGPRSNKDSPFLERLWPAMLAGAACGRGLLVDSTVLDTMLDGCARDCLSSRRRREELASALTVMVETDEDPSAAATALLEAALEYHAARLADNGGVCRLGKFHNILYVAAAVAVEQVVADSAVVARLLAALHACEGGLDRLVAPAVLGPRVSRLLSSWRSDDDTPEEARLRLVFFLDHACQARLTLPQPGAPALPVLTAPLPTLQGAPPLYAAVQAGDEEAVLLLLQHGAPPATGGALCPLLLALRRLSALARACMGQRDPCSCPHDLCPCFFSFPLIFPPQEVGVLRLLLRAVGGRCIPVDPTVIHPRVVSDGLLGTTPRLAHWARYRLRATLAANWALPHGTAKLPVPAAVLPYLNLLLD, encoded by the coding sequence ATGGAAGGTCGCGGGTTGGTGCTGGGCTGGGGCCCTCGGAGCAACAAGGACTCGCCCTTCCTGGAGCGGCTGTGGCCCGCCATGCTGGCCGGGGCGGCGTGTGGACGCGGGCTGCTAGTGGATAGCACAGTGTTGGACACGATGCTGGACGGCTGCGCCAGGGACTGTTTGAGCTCTCGCCGCCGGCGTGAAGAGCTGGCCTCTGCCCTCACCGTCATGGTGGAGACTGACGAGGACCCATCTGCGGCGGCCACGGCCCTGTTGGAAGCCGCGTTGGAGTACCACGCGGCGCGCCTCGCCGACAACGGAGGTGTGTGTCGCCTGGGCAAGTTTCACAACATTCTGTACGTGGCGGCGGCCGTGGCGGTGGAGCAGGTCGTGGCGGACAGTGCTGTGGTGGCACGCCTGCTGGCGGCATTGCATGCGTGTGAGGGCGGCCTAGACCGCCTGGTGGCGCCCGCTGTGTTGGGGCCGCGCGTGTCGCGTCTCCTAAGCTCGTGGCGCTCTGACGACGACACGCCAGAAGAGGCGCGTCTtcgccttgttttctttctggaTCACGCCTGCCAGGCACGGCTCACCTTGCCACAGCCCGGCGCCCCTGCACTGCCTGTACTGACGGCCCCCTTACCCACGCTGCAGGGCGCGCCGCCCCTGTACGCTGCTGTGCAGGCTGGGGATGAAGAGGcagtgctactgctgctgcaacatgGGGCGCCACCAGCAACGGGCGGGGCGCTTTGCCCGCTGCTGCTGGCACTACGACGTCTGTCCGCCCTAGCGCGGGCGTGCATGGGTCAGCGGGACCCCTGTTCCTGTCCTCATGACCTCTGTCCTTGTTTCTTCAGCTTCCCTCTTATCTTTCCGCCCCAGGAGGTGGGCGTGCTACGCCTGTTGCTGCGGGCGGTGGGTGGGAGGTGCATACCAGTGGATCCCACAGTAATACATCCACGGGTGGTGAGCGATGGTCTGCTGGGAAccacgccccgcctcgcccactGGGCACGATACAGACTCCGGGCAACCCTCGCCGCTAACTGGGCACTGCCTCATGGCACCGCCAAGCTGCCCGTGCCCGCCGCAGTGCTGCCCTACCTCAACCTTCTCCTCGACTGA
- the LOC123511548 gene encoding ATP-dependent (S)-NAD(P)H-hydrate dehydratase-like, translated as MSANGPQIPSLAGLVAGVVPPLTPAAHKGQAGRIGIMGGSLEYTGAPFYCAMTALRMGADLAHVFCHRDAAIPLKTYSPELIVHPLLDAADPLTELEEWLPRLHALVLGPGLGRRPQTFATLGHVLEAAKDRQLLLVLDADALFYLNENYDTIQGYSNALLTPNKVEFARLYRAVMKADMRAEGVTAEHVQQVATRLGVTIACKGAVDIIASGDGVMRCEVGGSPRRCGGQGDVLSGAAAILLYWAYGTAAATQEQPIYPPTVLAGWGACALTRRAASLAFSQRGRGTLTTDMLPCIPQAFNSLFEGKTK; from the coding sequence ATGTCCGCTAACGGGCCGCAGATACCGAGCCTGGCGGGCCTGGTGGCCGGGGTGGTGCCGCCTCTCACGCCCGCCGCCCACAAAGGCCAAGCAGGTCGAATTGGCATCATGGGTGGCTCGCTTGAGTACACGGGGGCGCCCTTCTACTGTGCCATGACGGCGCTACGTATGGGCGCCGACTTGGCACACGTGTTCTGTCACCGCGACGCAGCCATTCCTCTCAAGACGTACTCGCCTGAGCTGATTGTACACCCGCTGCTTGACGCCGCCGATCCCCTCACTGAACTGGAGGAGTGGCTGCCTCGCCTGCACGCCCTGGTGCTGGGCCCAGGCCTCGGCCGCCGCCCGCAGACCTTCGCCACGCTGGGCCACGTGCTGGAGGCCGCCAAGGACCGCCAACTGTTGTTGGTGCTGGATGCCGACGCACTCTTCTACCTGAATGAGAACTATGACACAATCCAAGGCTACTCCAACGCTCTGCTCACGCCCAACAAGGTGGAGTTTGCGAGACTGTACCGCGCCGTGATGAAGGCTGACATGCGTGCCGAGGGCGTCACGGCGGAGCACGTGCAGCAGGTGGCGACGCGGCTGGGCGTCACCATCGCCTGCAAGGGAGCCGTAGATATCATTGCCAGTGGGGACGGCGTGATGCGCTGCGAGGTGGGGGGCTCCCCACGACGCTGCGGCGGCCAGGGCGACGTGCTGAGCGGCGCCGCGGCCATCCTTCTGTACTGGGCGTATGGCACCGCGGCCGCCACGCAGGAGCAGCCCATCTACCCGCCCACGGTGCTGGCAGGCTGGGGCGCGTGTGCCCTCACCCGCCGCGCAGCCAGCCTTGCCTTCAGCCAGCGGGGACGCGGCACTCTCACCACAGACATGCTGCCCTGCATCCCCCAGGCCTTCAACTCACTCTTCGAGGGCAAGACCAAGTGA
- the LOC123511532 gene encoding uncharacterized protein LOC123511532, with amino-acid sequence MMMRVVMAMVVAVMVVVMVVTQASAKSPRYQEPCEVTEEDPDGDCFWGEAGVDYPVFSYVPRTSFSCQDVIPGIYADTEASCQVYHMCQKNREMDSFLCPNGTLFHQEYLVCDLWFNVDCGRAEAFYKINEVIYSGPRRKPVSASYQ; translated from the exons A tgatgatgagagtggtgatggcgatggtggtggcggtgatggtggtggtgatggtggtgacacaAGCTTCAGCCAAAAGCCCCAGATATCAAGAG ccgTGTGAGGTGACGGAGGAGGATCCAGACGGGGACTGCTTCTGGGGCGAGGCAGGCGTGGACTACCCAGTGTTCTCCTACGTGCCCAGGACCTCCTTCTCCTGCCAAGACGTGATCCCAGGCATATACGCCGACACCGAGGCCTCCTGTCAG GTGTACCACATGTGCCAGAAGAACAGAGAGATGGACTCTTTCCTGTGTCCCAACGGCACACTCTTCCATCAGGAGTACCTCGTGTGCGATCTCTGGTTCAACGTGGACTGTGGTCGCGCCGAGGCCTTCTATAAGATCAACGAGGTTATCTACAGCGGGCCACGCCGCAAGCCTGTGTCGGCCAGCTATCAGTAA
- the LOC123511436 gene encoding ATP-binding cassette sub-family B member 10, mitochondrial-like gives MAGVAVSLATGVWCRGALDPTLLLALRHNWPGTCLRLGGRRGLAGGLWVPDTPRHRDRGFLQPRFICVAECRRGQHGAQPVDTTSLPPATKPGRTAAAATSKLQPPSTSEMRRLFALAKPERWTLAYAIGLLSVSSTITMSVPFALGHVIDLIYTADGGQALSGGLQRVCLALTGVFLTGAAANFGRVYLMNVAGQRITKSLRVSVFSSIMHQETAFFDHTKTGELVNRLSADTALVSQAVTANISDGLRSTVMALAGVGMMFYMSPELAMVGLSIVPPVALSAVFYGRYVKNITRKVQDTLAAATQVAEERIGNVRTVRAFGSEAREVQRYQARAEEVLQMTYRESFARGVFFGLTGLSGNIIILSVLYYGGGLVTDSALTVGQLSSFLLYAAYVGIALGGLSSFYSEMNRGLGASTRLFQLMDRKPGMPMSGGIQLPPESFRGEVNFSGVDFAYPTRPDTAIFKGLNLSVPAGSVVAVVGSSGSGKSTIGSLLLRLYDPQAGEVTVDGMPLTQLDPTWLRSMIGSVSQEPVLFSTTIRENLLYGVAESAAVTEEALLAAVKEANALGFVQSFPAGLDTLVGERGIMLSGGQKQRIAIARALITNPRILLLDEATSALDAESENLVQAALERLMEGRTVIIIAHRLSTIKNASQIAVLDKGVVVELGSYSQLMALPGGMFRKLVERQTITS, from the exons ATGGCAGGTGTGGCAGTGAGCTTGGCAACGGGTGTGTGGTGTCGTGGTGCCCTCGACCCCACGCTTCTCTTGGCGCTGCGGCACAACTGGCCTGGG ACTTGCTTGAGGCTGGGTGGCAGGAGGGGCCTGGCAGGGGGGCTGTGGGTGCCAGACACTCCTCGTCACCGGGACAGAGGTTTCCTCCAGCCTCGATTCATTTGTGTTGCAG AGTGTCGCCGAGGACAGCATGGGGCCCAACCAGTGGACACAACCTCGCTGCCACCAGCCACCAAGCCAGGcaggacagcagcagcagcaacatccaAGCTGCAGCCGCCATCCACATCTGAGATGAGGAGACTCTTTGCCCTCGCCAAGCCTGAGCGCTGGACTCTTGCAT ATGCCATTGGGCTTCTCTCAGTatccagcaccatcaccatgtCTGTGCCCTTCGCTCTCGGCCACGTCATTGACCTCATCTACACAGCCGACGGGGGCCAGGCCTTGAGTGGTGGCCTGCAGCGGGTGTGTCTGGCCCTCACTGGTGTCTTCCTTACTGGGGCAGCCGCAAACTTTGGCAGGGTGTACCTCATGaatgtggcag GGCAACGTATCACCAAGTCCCTGCGAGTGTCAGTCTTCTCATCTATCATGCACCAAGAGACGGCCTTCTTCGACCACACCAAGACAGGCGAGCTGGTCAACAGACTCTCCGCCGACACTGCGCTTGTCTCTCAGGCCGTCACTGCCAACATCTCTGACGGCCTGCGCTCCACTGTCATGGCCCTGGCTGGTGTGGGCATGATG TTCTACATGTCCCCTGAGCTGGCCATGGTGGGTTTGTCCATTGTCCCTCCCGTGGCCTTGTCTGCTGTCTTCTACGGCCGGTATGTCAAGAATATTACCAGGAAGGTCCAg gacACTCTGGCAGCAGCAACCCAGGTGGCTGAGGAGCGTATTGGCAATGTCCGGACAGTGCGAGCGTTTGGCAGCGAGGCAAGGGAGGTGCAGAGGTACCAGGCGAGGGCGGAGGAGGTGCTGCAGATGACTTACCGCGAATCCTTTGCCCGAGGAGTCTTCTTTGGTCTG ACTGGGCTGAGCGGCAATATAATCATCCTGTCTGTGCTGTACTATGGTGGTGGGTTGGTGACAGACTCGGCACTCACTGTGGGCCAGCTATCGTCCTTCCTGCTGTACGCCGCCTATGTCGGCATCGCGCTGGGGGGCCTGTCCAGCTTCTACTCCGAGATGAACCGCGGCCTTGGAGCGTCCACCAGGCTATTCCAGCTGATGGACAGAAAGCCAGGGATGCCAATGTCTGGAG GTATCCAGCTTCCTCCTGAATCCTTCCGTGGTGAGGTCAACTTCTCAGGTGTGGATTTTGCCTACCCAACACGACCTGACACAGCCATCTTCAAGGGGCTTAACCTCAGTGTGCCAGCAG gCAGTGTGGTGGCAGTTGTGGGGTCCAGTGGGTCAGGCAAGAGCACTATTGGGTCACTGCTGCTGCGCCTCTATGACCCTCAGGCCGGGGAGGTCACTGTGGATGGCATGCCGTTGACCCAGCTTGACCCAACGTGGCTGAGGTCAATGATTGGTTCTGTGAGCCAG GAGCCAGTTTTGTTCTCCACCACCATCCGAGAAAACCTTCTGTACGGTGTGGCGGAGAGCGCAGCAGTGACAGAGGAAGCCCTGCTGGCTGCGGTGAAGGAGGCCAACGCGCTGGGCTTTGTGCAGTCCTTCCCCGCCGGCCTGGACACGCTGGTGGGAGAGCGCGGCATCATGCTCTCCGGTGGGCAGAAGCAACGCATTGCCATTGCCCGGGCCCTCATCACCAACCCAcgcatcctcctccttgatgaggccaccag TGCCCTGGATGCAGAGAGTGAGAACCTGGTGCAGGCAGCACTGGAGAGGCTCATGGAAGGCCgcactgtcatcatcattgcACACCGACTTTCCACCATCAA GAATGCCAGCCAGATAGCCGTGCTGGacaagggagtggtggtggagctggGATCCTACTCCCAGCTCATGGCCCTCCCTGGTGGAATGTTCCGCAAGCTGGTGGAGCGGCAGACCATCACCAGCTGA